The following are encoded in a window of Panicum virgatum strain AP13 chromosome 5N, P.virgatum_v5, whole genome shotgun sequence genomic DNA:
- the LOC120675108 gene encoding uncharacterized protein LOC120675108, producing the protein MFRRSQSQVPERVRDYHLGLSSGPRQQRIDTGPWTVKGRTSRELLGRAWAKACHTVGIPGRKVDDPYFKAAIVETQKQGVGIKIPSGREIDGKYLDENVKEIEKEIEKWKNEWDECGVTIMCDSWTGPMRNSVINFLVYSGGTMYFLKSINASDKIQDHQYLLKEIRVVVMKVEPHNVIQLVTDNGSNYKKACKIICHEFPTIAWQPCLAHTINLMLKDIGKWPEHDACIRSAQRICSWLYNSNSLHSMMREAIGGELVKWNVTRFGTNYMFLESMYRKKDQFMTWLVSPEFRRSRHFKSETGRYIYECITSLQWWANMEYVINDVEPLYMFLRFADTDKTPNLSEVTMEYQNMRQTYASKFSNDYPRFEKIMAVMRNGLEKMLNTNSAAIALQEFEIFRTKQGEFSSDIARRMAIDRKTSPAAWWATFGGDTPVLQRVARRLLSQCAASSGCERNWSTFAYIHTKLRNRLSHQKLDKLVFVNYNLRLRLQRATRGADPYDYDPVSSFMDLSLYRQSSAIQNWMKLSRSNGDPAFDEDSDFTDTPLPSQMFTDIGSSHGHDEDVETWAEETIGDTHLGKRKTKIGPEMRKGKKPRTEEELGSDDTTPEPSGGEDIGDDDDDDDDDDDDDDDDDGDGDGDGDGDGDGDDDGDDDDDGDGESGGYRISPTIRFTGEEDFTHATQDTDHGAPTSQRQTTSTSRHGRQAPLAYDEDSSNSASSGQYYNPYSTSPPAGGFLWPPPGVVNPPLPQAVAALPYLDYHGYLPYGAPQLQHHPPTYVYLPPTDEPYEGPPGERFED; encoded by the exons ATGTTCAGAAGGAGCCAGTCACAAGTCCCCGAGAGGGTTAGGGACTACCATCTAGGGTTGAGCAGTGGTCCACGGCAGCAAAGGATTGATACCGGCCCATGGACTGTCAAGGGGAGGACATCAAGAGAGCTTCTAGGGAGGGCATGGGCGAAGGCGTGCCATACTGTCGGTATTCCCGGCCGGAAAGTCGATGACCCATACTTTAAAGCTGCGATCGTGGAGACCCAGAAACAAG GTGTTGGAATCAAAATACCATCAGGGAGGGAGATagatggaaaatatttggatgAGAATGTGAAGGAGATAGAGAAAGAGATAGAGAAGTGGAAGAACGAGTGGGATGAATGTGGAGTCACGATCATGTGTGATTCGTGGACGGGGCCTATGCGTAACTCGGTCATTAATTTCTTGGTGTATAGCGGTGGCACCATGTATTTCTTGAAGTCCATCAATGCGTCCGACAAAATACAGGACCATCAATACTTGTTGAAG GAGATACGAGTAGTGGTCATGAAAGTGGAGCCTCACAATGTGATTCAGCTTGTCACGGATAATGGTTCGAACTACAAAAAAGCCTGCAAAATTATATGTCATGAGTTCCCTACcattgcatggcagccttgcctTGCCCATACCATCAACCTTATGCTGAAGGACATAGGGAAGTGGCCGGAGCATGATGCTTGTATTCGAAGCGCGCAACGAATTTGCAGCTGGCTCTACAACTCCAACAGTTTACACAGCATGATGAGGGAAGCCATCGGAGGagagttggtcaagtggaatgtaACAAGATTTGGgaccaactacatgttccttGAAAGCATGTATAGGAAGAAGGACCAGTTCATGACATGGTTAGTGTCACCTGAGTTCCGACGGTCCCGCCACTTCAAAAGTGAAACTGGAAGGTACATTTACGAATGCATCACAAGTCTTCAATGGTGGGCGAATATGGAGTATGTGATCAATGATGTTGAGCCTCTGTACATGTTTTTGAGATTTGCTGACACAGACAAGACACCTAATTTGAGTGAGGTGACAATGGAGTATCAAAACATGAGGCAAACATATGCCAGCAAGTTCAGCAATGACTACCCCCGGTTTGAAAAGA TCATGGCAGTAATGCGCAACGGTCTGGAGAAAATGTTGAATACTAATTCAGCAGCAATTGCATTGCAGGAATTTGAAATATTCAGGACGAAGCAAGGTGAGTTCTCTAGTGACATTGCTAGGCGAATGGCCATTGACCGGAAAACTTCACCAGCTGCTTGGTGGGCAACATTTGGGGGAGATACACCAGTGTTGCAAAGGGTCGCTCGACGCTTGTTGTCGCAGTGTGCAGCCTCTAGTGGATGTGAAAGGAACTGGAGCACCTTTGCTTACATCCACACCAAACTGCGCAATAGGTTGAGCCACCAGAAATTGGATAAATTGGTCTTTGTGAACTACAACCTCCGCTTGCGTCTGCAACGTGCTACTAGAGGGGCCGATCCATATGACTATGATCCAGTTAGCAGTTTCATGGATCTTTCTTTGTACCGGCAGTCATCAGCAATTCAAAATTGGATGAAGCTTTCAAGGTCCAATGGAGACCCAGCATTTGATGAAGACTCAGACTTCACTGACACTCCATTGCCGAGCCAGATGTTCACTGACATAGGCTCTTCTCATGGTCACGATGAAGATGTGGAGACATGGGCCGAAGAAACAATTGGGGACACACATCTGGGAAAAAGGAAGACTAAGATTGGTCCCGAAATGAGAAAAGGGAAGAAACCACGCACTGAGGAGGAGTTAGGTAGTGACGATACCACACCTGAGCCTAGTGGTGGTGAGGAcattggtgatgatgatgatgatgatgatgatgatgatgatgatgatgatgatgatgatggtgatggtgatggtgatggtgatggtgatggtgatggtgatgatgatggtgatgatgatgatgatggtgatggcgaAAGTGGTGGTTATCGTATATCTCCTACTATAAGGTTCACTGGGGAGGAGGACTTCACCCATGCAACACAAGATACAGATCATGGAGCACCTACTTCACAACGACAAACAACATCGACAAGTCGACATGGTCGACAGGCCCCACTTGCATATGATGAAGATAGCTCCAACTCTGCCTCCAGTGGTCAGTACTACAACCCTTACAGTACTTCTCCCCCTGCAGGGGGCTTTCTGTGGCCACCACCAGGGGTGGTGAACCCGCCACTTCCGCAGGCAGTTGCAGCATTGCCTTATTTGGATTATCACGGCTACCTACCATATGGAGCTCCACAGTTGCAACATCACCCACCTACGTACGTGTATTTGCCACCAACAGACGAGCCGTATGAGGGACCACCGGGAGAGAGATTTGAGGACTGA
- the LOC120675736 gene encoding mucin-19-like, with amino-acid sequence MADAVEALPPPPPESGAESGRSSPSPTASPEFEFWMVGRNPSAFPAPALLTADELFSGGVVLPLHNLQAAAPDGDAAPEGDAEGAAKDADSAALPLPEAEGEVAAQPLAESGIAPTPDLPAVTFKWKDIFKAAGGEAKDRKKVERRVSSVSGNAELININIWPFSRSRSAGHSAGGGAATGSLSRAKPANPNPNASAGSSGSANTNAGANASAASAPPAPRKVSSAPCSRSNSRGESSGPAPAIPAAAAVAVAAAAAAAAAAPPAAEEDATAAQAVPLPTPITTSSSSASSMLRRLVPGQGRNNNSNTSGGTGIRVGRPSPVWQLRRNKLQQTAAEQKHASAKKKATPAPTPTAATEAAGDDKAAPSVAAPAAGCRNNAGCSEGAAEEGNPPQGLFGLRTFFSKKVY; translated from the coding sequence ATGGCGGACGCCGTGGAggcgcttcctcctcctcccccggaGAGCGGCGCCGAGTCCGGGAGGTCGTCGCCGTCCCCGACCGCGTCGCCGGAGTTCGAGTTCTGGATGGTGGGCAGGAACCCTTCCGCGTTCCCGGCCCCGGCCCTGCTCACCGCCGACGAGCTCTTCTCCGGCGGCGTCGTGCTCCCGCTCCACAACCTCCAGGCGGCGGCCCCCGACGGCGACGCCGCCCCTGAAGGCGACGCCGAGGGCGCCGCCAAGGACGCGGACTCCGCGGCGCTCCCGCTGCCAGAAGCGGAAGGCGAGGTCGCCGCGCAGCCGCTCGCGGAGTCCGGCATCGCGCCGACGCCTGACCTCCCCGCGGTCACGTTCAAGTGGAAGGACATCTtcaaggcggccggcggcgaggccaagGACCGCAAGAAGGTGGAGCGCCGCGTCAGCAGCGTCAGCGGGAACGCCGAGctgatcaacatcaacatctGGCCCTTCTCCAGGAGCCGCTCCGCCGGCCactccgcgggcggcggcgcagcgacggGCTCCTTGAGCAGGGCCAAGCCAGCGAATCCGAATCCCAACgccagcgccggctccagcgGGAGCGCCAACACCAATGCCGGTGCGAATGCCAGCgccgcgagcgcgccgccggccccgcgcaAGGTGAGCAGCGCCCCGTGCTCCCGTAGCAACTCTCGCGGAGAGTCCTCCGGACCTGCGCCGGCCattcccgccgccgctgcggttgcagttgccgccgccgccgccgccgcggcagcagcaCCACCGGCAGCAGAAGAAGATGCGACGGCCGCCCAGGCGGTGCCGTTGCCCACTCCtatcaccaccagcagcagcagcgcctcaTCCATGTTGAGGAGGCTGGTGCCCGGACAGGGCCggaacaacaacagcaacacctCCGGCGGCACTGGCATCCGCGTCGGGCGCCCCAGCCCCGTGTGGCAGCTGCGGCGCAACAAGCTGCAGCAGACCGCCGCCGAGCAGAAGCATGCCAGCGCCAAGAAGAAGGCCACGCCCGCCCCAACACCCACAGCAGCCACCGAAGCAGCCGGCGACGACAAGGCGGCGCCGAGCGTGGCCGCGCCCGCGGCCGGGTGCCGGAACAACGCGGGTTGCTCGGAGGGCGCTGCCGAGGAAGGGAACCCGCCGCAGGGGCTCTTCGGGCTCCGCACCTTCTTCTCCAAGAAGGTGTACTGA
- the LOC120675636 gene encoding squamosa promoter-binding-like protein 2, whose protein sequence is MDWDAKMLPAWDLGTVVGPSSGVGVVAAAGSSGGGALDLKLGGPTSWRAGALAPVPAPLPSPPAPPRPSSSAPVKRPRPGQAQQAVPACSVVGCAADLSKGRDYHRRHKVCEAHSKTPVVTVAGQQQRFCQQCSRFHSLGEFDDTKRSCRKRLDGHNRRRRKPQPDPLNPGGLFANHHGVARFTSYPQLFASSMADPKWPVVKTEADIFQDHYYPPFHLNGAGSLFHGKDRKHLPFLTDHHHGGDAAGAFASQPFTITTASSEGSSKHSNGNCALSLLSDNPTRAQTTTMIPTAQPLGAALQYGGAARLPDGGDVSLTGMSYANARVGDSKQASILSTSTSHTAVASPGPGTQLQYHGYYHVSGGDQGNNPDGAAIQAIPFSSW, encoded by the exons ATGGACTGGGACGCCAAGATGCTCCCTGCGTGGGACCTGGGCACGGTAGTCGGCCCCAGCAGCGGGGTCGGTGTCGTCGCGGCCGCCGGCTCCAGCGGAGGCGGGGCGCTGGACCTGAAGCTGGGCGGGCCAACGAGCTGGAGGGCGGGGGCCCTGGCGCCGGTGCCCGCCCcgttgccgtcgccgcccgcgccgccgcggccgtcgtcGTCCGCGCCGGTGAAGCGGCCGCGCCCGGGACAGGCGCAGCAGGCGGTGCCGGCGTGCTCCGTGGTGGGCTGCGCGGCGGACCTGTCCAAGGGCCGCGACTACCACCGCCGGCACAAGGTCTGCGAGGCGCACTCCAAGACGCCCGTCGTCACCGTCGCCGGCCAGCAGCAGCGCTTCTGCCAGCAGTGCAGCAG GTTTCATTCGCTTGGTGAGTTCGATGACACGAAGAGGAGCTGCAGGAAGCGCCTTGATGGGCACAATCGGCGGCGCCGCAAGCCGCAGCCGGACCCTCTCAACCCCGGAGGCTTGTTTGCTAACCATCATG GAGTGGCAAGATTCACATCGTACCCACAGCTCTTCGCTTCATCCATGGCAGATCCCAAATGGCCGGTCGTGAAGACGGAGGCTGACATTTTCCAAGACCATTACTACCCGCCCTTCCACCTCAACGGTGCCGGCTCCCTCTTCCACGGCAAGGACCGGAAGCACTTGCCTTTCCTGACCGACCACCACCATGGCGGTGACGCGGCAGGGGCCTTCGCCAGCCAGCCCTTCACGATCACCACCGCTTCCTCAGAGGGCAGCAGCAAGCATAGCAACGGCAACTGTGCTCTCTCTCTTCTGTCAGACAACCCGACACGGGCACAGACGACGACCATGATCCCCACCGCGCAGCCCCTCGGCGCGGCGCTGCAGTACGGCGGCGCAGCACGGCtccccgacggcggcgacgtCTCGCTCACCGGTATGTCCTACGCGAACGCGAGGGTGGGAGACAGCAAGCAAGCATCCATTCTGAGCACATCGACCAGCCACACTGCAGTTGCTTCTCCTGGCCCTGGTACGCAGCTGCAGTACCATGGCTATTACCATGTGAGTGGTGGCGATCAGGGCAACAACCCAGATGGTGCGGCCATTCAGGCTATACCTTTCTCATCGTGGTAG